One part of the Sorangiineae bacterium MSr11954 genome encodes these proteins:
- a CDS encoding LysR family transcriptional regulator: MGASLTLDQLRVLVTICDTGSFSAAGRALGRVQSAISQTVKALEEAQGVELFDRRKHKPTLTAVGAVLVEQARTVLASADRFAAIAAGTRMGLEPALALAIDPLVPTAPLIDSLRALQATFPDLPVSFSTEGVSGAERRLRDGSASLAFCLLLPSVPDDLTVYPIMDLRLTPVAAADHTLARLGRKVNRADLQAHVQLVLSSSAGAEGASYGVVSTRVWRFVDLGRRLDFLLAGFGWCTMPSYILAPYLADGRLVELDVSDESRALTRPLPVYAAHVRDRHLGRGGRWLLDDLRKRLAK; this comes from the coding sequence GTGGGGGCGAGCCTCACCCTCGATCAACTGCGCGTTTTGGTGACGATTTGCGACACGGGGAGCTTCTCGGCTGCCGGGAGAGCGCTGGGCCGGGTGCAATCGGCGATCAGTCAAACCGTGAAAGCGCTGGAGGAGGCGCAGGGGGTCGAGCTCTTCGATCGCCGAAAACACAAGCCGACCCTGACCGCCGTGGGGGCGGTGCTCGTGGAACAGGCACGGACGGTCCTCGCGAGCGCGGATCGGTTCGCGGCCATCGCGGCGGGAACTCGGATGGGCCTCGAACCGGCTCTGGCCTTGGCGATCGATCCGCTCGTTCCAACCGCGCCGCTGATCGATAGCTTGCGCGCGCTGCAAGCCACCTTCCCGGATCTGCCCGTCTCCTTCTCGACCGAAGGCGTGAGCGGGGCCGAACGACGCTTGCGCGATGGCTCCGCGTCGTTGGCCTTCTGCCTGTTGCTGCCGTCCGTTCCGGACGACCTGACCGTTTACCCCATCATGGACCTGAGGCTCACCCCCGTCGCGGCCGCGGACCACACGCTCGCGCGTCTCGGGCGCAAGGTGAATCGAGCGGACCTCCAAGCCCACGTGCAGTTGGTGCTGTCGAGCAGCGCGGGAGCGGAGGGCGCCAGCTACGGCGTCGTCAGCACGCGCGTCTGGCGCTTCGTCGATCTGGGACGGCGGCTCGATTTTCTGCTCGCGGGCTTCGGCTGGTGCACGATGCCGTCGTACATCCTCGCGCCGTACCTTGCGGATGGCCGCTTGGTGGAGCTGGATGTGTCCGACGAGAGTAGGGCGCTCACCCGGCCGCTGCCGGTCTATGCGGCCCACGTTCGCGATCGGCACCTCGGCCGGGGAGGCCGCTGGCTTCTGGACGATCTGCGCAAACGGCTCGCAAAGTGA
- a CDS encoding ATP-binding protein: MEASGSDAEQRAGRVLAVAAIYGANASGKSNVLAALRFMRDAVLQSYRIWSPDGGVPRDPFAWGAHAGESSLYEVSFLAEGVRYDYGFVVDDERVLEEWLHASPMGRKQTWFEREGNDFKFGEHLRGENRAVERLTRTNALFLSTAVQAGHEQLERIFRWFRTMHTHAVLAAPGTYSFRLAMDEDVPSLTIGQQRHLFDTLNDAASSEHMARFRELLRAADVGILDFKLQKPEDEELGARGRRRARFRILLQHRSNDRDRWLSLDEESHGTQQLFRLAPLILHVLRKGGVLVIDELEASFHPLLALHIVRTFNDPAKNPKNAQLIFSTHDTNLLGTTLGEPSLRREQVWLTERDDEGVTKLYPLTDFKPRKAENLERGYLQGRYGAIPFLGELADVATAAKKEP, from the coding sequence ATGGAGGCGTCCGGTTCGGATGCGGAGCAGCGGGCCGGTCGGGTTCTTGCTGTAGCTGCGATTTATGGGGCGAATGCGAGCGGCAAGAGCAACGTGCTTGCGGCGCTTCGGTTCATGCGGGATGCGGTGCTGCAGTCGTATCGAATCTGGTCGCCGGACGGTGGCGTTCCGCGCGATCCGTTTGCGTGGGGAGCGCACGCGGGGGAGTCCTCGCTTTACGAGGTGTCGTTTCTCGCCGAGGGTGTTCGCTACGATTATGGGTTCGTCGTCGATGACGAACGCGTGCTCGAAGAGTGGCTCCATGCGTCACCCATGGGGCGCAAACAGACTTGGTTCGAGCGCGAAGGTAATGACTTTAAATTCGGGGAACACCTCAGAGGGGAGAACCGTGCGGTCGAGAGGCTGACCCGAACGAATGCGCTGTTTCTTTCGACGGCGGTTCAGGCGGGGCACGAGCAGCTCGAACGGATTTTTCGGTGGTTTCGGACGATGCACACGCACGCCGTTTTGGCCGCGCCGGGCACGTATTCGTTTCGCTTGGCGATGGACGAGGACGTGCCGTCTCTGACCATCGGTCAGCAGCGCCATCTGTTCGACACGCTGAACGACGCAGCGAGCTCCGAGCACATGGCTCGCTTTCGTGAGCTCTTACGCGCAGCGGATGTGGGCATCCTCGATTTCAAGCTGCAAAAGCCTGAGGACGAAGAGTTGGGTGCGCGAGGCCGCCGTCGAGCGCGATTCCGAATCCTCCTCCAACATCGCAGCAACGATCGCGATCGGTGGCTGTCCTTGGACGAGGAGTCCCACGGGACGCAGCAACTGTTTCGGCTTGCTCCGCTCATTCTACATGTCCTCCGCAAAGGTGGTGTTCTCGTCATCGACGAACTGGAGGCCAGTTTTCATCCCTTGTTGGCGCTCCACATCGTGCGGACGTTCAACGATCCCGCGAAGAATCCGAAGAACGCTCAGCTCATCTTCTCGACGCACGATACGAACCTTCTCGGCACCACCTTGGGCGAGCCGTCGCTGCGGCGCGAGCAGGTTTGGCTTACCGAGAGAGACGACGAAGGGGTGACGAAGTTGTATCCGCTCACGGACTTCAAGCCTCGCAAGGCCGAGAATCTGGAGCGGGGTTATCTCCAAGGGCGCTACGGTGCGATCCCCTTCCTCGGCGAGCTTGCGGACGTTGCCACCGCCGCGAAGAAGGAACCGTAG
- a CDS encoding NAD(P)H-dependent oxidoreductase: protein MRTLLVVEASPRGEHSISRGLTRRFVEEWTRNHPGGRVVERDLTKTDLPYVTFPWLRAYFTPSDQHTPEMKDLLRMSDELVAEILAADDIAIGTPVYNYNVPAILKAYIDHIVRKGKTLGFAGEGLVHGKKCTILMASGGVYKEGSPIRDRDIATLYLRMILKIIGIDDVTVVAGGNAKSVDLSETTRQEFLRKLDSEVAQAAKASHLRVGHDQAV from the coding sequence ATGCGTACGTTATTGGTCGTCGAAGCCAGCCCCCGGGGCGAGCACTCCATCTCGCGCGGTCTCACCCGGCGGTTCGTCGAGGAGTGGACGCGCAACCATCCTGGTGGCCGGGTTGTCGAGCGGGATCTCACGAAGACGGATCTCCCGTACGTAACGTTCCCGTGGCTGCGCGCCTACTTCACCCCCTCGGACCAACACACGCCGGAGATGAAGGACCTTCTACGTATGTCCGACGAGCTCGTGGCCGAAATACTGGCCGCGGACGACATCGCGATTGGCACCCCCGTCTACAACTACAACGTGCCGGCGATCCTCAAGGCGTACATCGATCACATCGTTCGCAAAGGCAAGACGCTCGGCTTCGCCGGAGAGGGCCTGGTCCACGGGAAAAAATGCACGATCCTGATGGCATCGGGCGGCGTCTACAAGGAGGGCTCCCCCATTCGCGATCGCGACATCGCGACCCTTTACCTGCGCATGATCCTCAAGATAATCGGCATCGACGACGTCACGGTCGTGGCGGGCGGAAACGCAAAATCCGTCGATCTGAGCGAGACGACGCGGCAAGAGTTCCTCCGAAAGCTCGATTCGGAGGTCGCGCAAGCGGCGAAAGCGTCCCATCTTCGGGTTGGTCACGACCAAGCTGTTTGA